Proteins from a single region of Flavobacterium sp. YJ01:
- a CDS encoding Fic family protein — MKELHFLLKSGTSDSGKDWFNVGEYKRMPNEVGGNETCPSKEVSQKMKELLYDYHAIKNKSIEDIIDFHYKFEIIHPFQDGNGRVGRLIIFKEYLANNIVPFIIDEQLKLFYYRRLKEWNNVNKYLMDTCLTAQDNYKSVLNYFEIQYM; from the coding sequence ATTAAAGAACTCCATTTTTTATTAAAGTCAGGAACTTCTGATAGCGGAAAAGATTGGTTTAATGTCGGAGAATACAAAAGAATGCCAAATGAAGTGGGAGGCAATGAGACCTGTCCGTCTAAAGAAGTTTCCCAAAAGATGAAAGAACTATTGTATGATTACCATGCCATAAAAAATAAAAGTATCGAAGACATTATCGATTTTCATTATAAATTCGAAATTATACATCCTTTTCAGGATGGAAACGGCCGTGTAGGGAGATTAATCATTTTTAAGGAGTACCTGGCCAACAATATAGTTCCATTTATAATAGACGAACAGCTGAAACTATTTTATTACAGAAGGCTTAAGGAATGGAACAATGTAAATAAATACCTGATGGACACATGCCTTACTGCTCAGGATAATTACAAATCAGTACTAAATTATTTCGAGATACAATACATGTAA
- a CDS encoding site-specific integrase, translating into MLENSFGMAFFLKTAHKGSKIRAVHLRVTVDGISKETSTKRKWDISRWDQKNERAVGGKEDAKSLNFFLDSLTFKVHEIKTEIMYSGKPLTVEKIMDHLLGRIAPRVKVLEEFQKHNDEMKALLGKGYAKGTLDRFTITKNHLTAFIKFKFKKEDVEFADLNLEFVKDFEFYLRTVRDCSNNTTLKYIANFKKIVIRAIDKELITKDPFKNFKGRKTKLVKKPLTTQELYELERHYFTTDRLNVVRDVFVFQCYTGLAYIDAYQLKKSDIKEGIDGNLWIMSERQKTNSTTNVPLLPQALKIIEKYKEHKLCIQRGTVLPVSSNQKMNEYLKEVAVLCGFPFTLNTHIARRTFGSTVTLNNNVPINVVKELLGHASVKQTEAYAITEQATIGREMSILNKKLNKTEPKMSKPDLAVLSRLEKEIQAIKKKYNISS; encoded by the coding sequence ATGTTAGAAAACAGTTTTGGGATGGCATTTTTTTTAAAAACCGCCCACAAAGGAAGTAAAATTAGAGCAGTTCACTTAAGAGTGACTGTAGACGGAATCAGCAAAGAAACATCAACTAAGCGAAAATGGGACATCTCTAGATGGGACCAAAAGAATGAACGTGCAGTCGGCGGTAAAGAAGATGCAAAATCCTTAAATTTCTTTCTGGATTCATTGACTTTTAAAGTCCATGAAATTAAAACAGAAATTATGTACAGCGGTAAACCGCTAACTGTTGAAAAAATTATGGATCACTTATTGGGAAGAATAGCACCAAGAGTTAAAGTCCTTGAAGAATTTCAAAAGCACAATGACGAAATGAAGGCGCTTCTGGGAAAAGGGTATGCAAAAGGCACTCTTGACAGGTTTACAATTACTAAAAACCATTTGACAGCTTTTATTAAATTCAAGTTTAAAAAAGAGGATGTTGAATTTGCGGATTTGAATCTTGAGTTTGTCAAGGACTTTGAGTTTTATCTTAGAACAGTGCGCGACTGCAGCAATAACACTACACTAAAATACATTGCAAATTTCAAAAAGATCGTAATCCGCGCGATTGATAAGGAATTAATCACAAAGGATCCTTTTAAGAACTTTAAGGGGCGAAAAACAAAACTGGTAAAGAAACCGCTTACCACTCAGGAACTGTATGAACTGGAAAGGCATTATTTCACCACTGACAGGCTTAATGTTGTCAGGGACGTATTTGTATTCCAATGTTACACTGGACTTGCTTACATAGACGCTTACCAATTAAAGAAAAGTGATATCAAAGAAGGCATTGACGGAAACCTTTGGATTATGTCCGAAAGACAGAAAACAAACTCAACAACCAATGTCCCGCTGCTCCCTCAGGCACTTAAAATCATTGAGAAATATAAAGAACATAAGCTATGCATTCAGCGCGGAACGGTACTGCCTGTCTCATCCAATCAGAAAATGAATGAATACTTGAAAGAAGTGGCAGTTTTATGCGGATTTCCATTTACTTTAAATACTCACATCGCGCGCCGCACTTTTGGAAGCACCGTTACATTAAACAATAATGTTCCTATAAATGTAGTTAAAGAACTACTGGGCCACGCATCAGTAAAACAGACTGAAGCATACGCCATAACCGAGCAGGCAACAATCGGCCGTGAAATGTCAATTCTAAATAAAAAACTCAATAAAACTGAGCCTAAAATGTCTAAGCCGGACTTGGCAGTTCTCAGTAGACTGGAAAAAGAAATCCAGGCAATCAAGAAAAAATACAACATTTCTTCTTGA
- the traN gene encoding conjugative transposon protein TraN yields MKNLKTLIITFIFLAGFSVSAQYDAKAEFNNIQLSYSKTTSILFPYAVKSLDVGSRDVLVQKAKGVENILLLKAGKQNFPQTNLTVVTSDGNLYSFILNFDDLCPTLNVDARLRIGEDKSLLFSLENENQKEIKEYALLALSKKNKVSGLGSKNAEIEFKVDGIFIHQDVMYFRVFLGNDSRINYDVDQLRFFIRDQKKSKRTAAQEIELTPLLCTGEFSRISDKSQTTVVFAISKFTIPEKKKFTMQVFEKNGGRNLVLNIKNRHLVNLEILGNL; encoded by the coding sequence ATGAAAAATTTAAAGACACTAATTATCACATTTATTTTTCTGGCTGGTTTTTCAGTTTCTGCACAGTATGATGCTAAAGCCGAATTTAATAATATACAGCTTAGCTATTCAAAAACCACCAGCATTTTATTTCCGTACGCGGTAAAAAGCCTGGATGTCGGAAGCCGTGATGTTCTGGTGCAGAAAGCTAAAGGAGTGGAAAATATACTGCTTCTTAAAGCTGGAAAGCAGAATTTTCCGCAGACTAACCTGACTGTTGTAACATCTGACGGCAATCTTTACAGTTTCATTTTAAATTTTGATGATCTGTGTCCAACATTAAATGTGGATGCACGATTACGAATTGGCGAGGATAAATCGCTGCTGTTTTCCCTTGAGAACGAAAACCAGAAAGAAATAAAAGAATATGCCCTGCTTGCTTTATCCAAGAAAAATAAGGTAAGCGGACTGGGCTCAAAAAATGCAGAAATTGAATTTAAGGTTGACGGCATTTTTATTCATCAGGACGTGATGTATTTCAGAGTGTTTTTAGGGAATGATTCCAGAATTAATTACGATGTGGATCAGCTTCGTTTTTTTATCCGAGACCAGAAAAAATCCAAAAGAACTGCAGCTCAGGAAATAGAACTGACACCGCTTTTATGCACCGGAGAATTTAGCAGGATTTCCGACAAATCACAAACTACAGTAGTATTTGCGATATCTAAATTTACGATACCGGAAAAGAAGAAATTCACAATGCAGGTCTTTGAGAAAAATGGAGGCAGGAATCTTGTACTTAATATAAAAAACAGGCACCTGGTAAATCTTGAAATACTGGGTAACTTATAA
- a CDS encoding helix-turn-helix domain-containing protein: MKPELTTLKKLRDMLTFMNLPVYSYIDSDDFAILKVHEMGLKMPYITPTFRPDHYTLVVVKEGEGTFVSGNEVFKVSSGHVFIKRPDIYVSSGWTEMKIVYNICFRKDFIAYCLPLGVEELLEMDHSNGINYLLNDKAISRMEELCLELYDYATSMEPIKDEIISNILIYILLLIQKHQNEINTEVLNEKNAAIVTAFRSNMDKNFTMLISGECSSVFRIKEHAELLNISESNLSKIISKSSGKTVNQWINEKLIDEITYLLKNTEKSMNEIAEVYAFREVKQFYSFFKKHTHKSAIMVRNDFNATHGEHNLIYKGDVVPIRPNW, from the coding sequence ATGAAACCAGAACTCACCACTTTAAAAAAACTGCGTGATATGCTCACATTCATGAATCTCCCTGTTTATTCCTATATAGATAGTGATGATTTTGCTATTTTAAAAGTACATGAAATGGGCCTAAAAATGCCTTATATAACGCCAACTTTTAGGCCTGATCATTACACTTTAGTGGTAGTAAAAGAGGGGGAAGGAACTTTTGTATCTGGAAATGAGGTTTTTAAAGTAAGTTCTGGACACGTATTTATAAAGCGTCCTGATATTTACGTTTCCAGTGGATGGACCGAGATGAAGATTGTGTACAATATTTGTTTCCGGAAAGATTTTATTGCGTATTGTCTGCCATTGGGAGTGGAGGAACTATTGGAAATGGATCACTCCAATGGAATAAACTATCTTCTTAATGACAAGGCAATTAGTCGCATGGAAGAGCTATGTCTTGAATTGTATGATTATGCGACTTCTATGGAGCCAATTAAAGATGAAATAATCTCTAATATTCTTATTTATATTCTGCTGCTCATTCAAAAGCATCAAAATGAAATTAATACAGAAGTTTTAAACGAGAAGAATGCTGCCATTGTAACCGCATTTCGCAGTAACATGGATAAAAACTTTACCATGCTCATCTCTGGTGAATGCAGTTCAGTATTTCGAATAAAAGAACATGCAGAATTATTAAACATCAGTGAAAGTAACCTTTCAAAAATTATAAGCAAAAGCTCTGGAAAAACAGTCAACCAATGGATAAACGAAAAACTGATTGATGAAATAACTTATCTTCTTAAAAATACAGAGAAGTCTATGAACGAAATAGCTGAAGTATACGCTTTTCGTGAAGTGAAACAGTTTTACAGTTTTTTTAAAAAACATACTCATAAAAGCGCCATTATGGTAAGAAATGATTTTAATGCCACCCATGGAGAGCACAATCTCATTTATAAAGGTGATGTCGTTCCCATTCGTCCAAACTGGTAA
- the traM gene encoding conjugative transposon protein TraM: MEHKTLLAREKKNRSMMLVLPLLVLPFITMLFWVLGGGKGTENPISTTEKKGFNMLLPNPKLKEDSSLDKMSYYDQASIDSIKLQEQKKKDPNYSVVAEDNDNLESKRFFDTDGVAWNDKQNGLKTDYLKPENEKKMYQKLEALKKAIAEPPKEYQSGQDFNEFQYQKMPHGESAELKNLEQLMAAMSAPSEPDPELAQLGGMLENILDIQHPERVQEKLRQNSKLQKGKVFSVNRKAEEQNLSSLQTNKVNYEQSANSFYSLDGEIKDEQNQNAVEAAVHETQTIVNGSIVKIRLASDVFINGVLIPKNSFVFGTASLKGERLEIKINTIKYQNSIFPVELSVFDIDGIKGIYIPGTINRDVAKASADGSMQSIGLAGVSDSWGAKAAGMGVEAAKSLLSRKVKLIKVAVKAGYKVLLYDEKEKNEQ, translated from the coding sequence ATGGAACATAAAACACTTTTAGCCAGAGAGAAAAAGAATCGCAGTATGATGCTGGTTCTTCCACTGCTTGTTCTTCCATTTATAACCATGCTGTTCTGGGTGCTTGGAGGAGGCAAAGGAACAGAAAATCCAATTTCAACAACTGAAAAAAAAGGATTTAATATGCTGCTTCCAAATCCAAAACTAAAGGAAGATTCCAGTTTGGATAAAATGAGCTATTATGACCAGGCATCAATTGATTCGATAAAACTGCAGGAACAAAAAAAGAAAGATCCTAATTATTCGGTTGTTGCGGAAGATAATGATAATCTTGAATCAAAACGTTTTTTTGATACGGATGGGGTTGCATGGAATGATAAACAAAACGGACTGAAAACAGACTATCTAAAACCAGAGAATGAAAAGAAGATGTACCAGAAACTTGAAGCGCTCAAGAAAGCTATTGCGGAGCCTCCAAAAGAATATCAGAGCGGTCAGGATTTTAATGAATTTCAGTACCAGAAAATGCCTCACGGTGAATCAGCCGAGTTGAAAAATCTTGAACAGCTCATGGCAGCCATGAGTGCGCCTTCTGAGCCTGATCCTGAACTTGCCCAGCTTGGCGGTATGCTGGAAAATATTCTGGATATCCAGCACCCAGAACGTGTACAGGAAAAACTGCGTCAGAACTCAAAGCTTCAAAAAGGAAAAGTTTTTTCAGTGAACAGAAAAGCTGAAGAGCAAAACCTGAGCTCTCTTCAGACCAACAAAGTAAATTATGAGCAGTCAGCAAATTCATTTTATTCGCTTGATGGTGAAATCAAAGATGAACAAAATCAGAACGCAGTTGAGGCAGCGGTTCATGAAACGCAGACGATTGTCAACGGTTCTATCGTAAAAATCAGACTTGCAAGTGACGTTTTTATCAATGGTGTACTAATTCCAAAAAACAGTTTCGTTTTTGGGACAGCGTCACTTAAGGGAGAAAGGCTTGAAATAAAGATCAATACCATAAAATACCAGAATTCCATTTTCCCGGTTGAACTATCCGTCTTTGATATAGACGGCATTAAAGGCATTTACATTCCTGGAACTATAAACAGGGATGTAGCAAAAGCATCCGCTGACGGGTCCATGCAGAGTATTGGACTGGCAGGAGTCAGTGATTCTTGGGGAGCCAAGGCGGCAGGAATGGGAGTGGAGGCAGCCAAATCACTTTTAAGCAGGAAAGTTAAGCTGATAAAAGTAGCAGTCAAGGCAGGTTACAAAGTGCTTCTCTACGATGAAAAAGAAAAGAATGAACAATAA
- a CDS encoding T9SS type A sorting domain-containing protein has translation MKKITLLLIMFGLSISTTNLTAQVYYSTTMNGGNTYVSKPGSFAGYAWGGIPNYTFDNTTAKTITIEITNFDATNPSVGNTIYINFSRSGFGIAPLGWGSDNLTVLKTLSAADFTNGAATVVISLPTGTLPIAETPGYVQGYNYILQIVGSNPSTDQNYVNYVVGVTETLSTKKTNRNTVAFYPNPATEVVTFNADLETKTYKVLSMSGALVKETAATSSLNVSDLSKGTYIIATDAGSGKLIKE, from the coding sequence ATGAAAAAAATTACATTATTATTAATTATGTTTGGCTTAAGTATAAGCACTACAAATTTGACTGCACAAGTTTATTATTCTACAACAATGAACGGAGGCAATACCTATGTTTCTAAGCCAGGTAGCTTTGCTGGTTATGCCTGGGGCGGAATTCCTAACTATACTTTTGATAATACAACTGCCAAAACAATAACTATTGAAATTACTAATTTTGACGCTACTAATCCTTCAGTTGGTAATACTATATATATAAATTTCTCTAGATCTGGTTTCGGAATAGCACCATTGGGTTGGGGTTCAGATAATTTAACTGTTTTAAAAACTTTATCCGCAGCAGACTTTACCAATGGAGCCGCAACTGTTGTTATCAGTTTACCTACTGGCACATTACCTATAGCTGAAACTCCTGGCTATGTACAAGGATATAATTATATTCTGCAAATTGTTGGATCTAATCCTTCAACCGATCAAAATTATGTAAATTACGTAGTAGGTGTAACGGAAACTTTAAGTACAAAAAAAACAAACAGAAACACTGTCGCTTTTTACCCAAATCCAGCTACTGAAGTAGTTACTTTTAATGCTGACTTAGAAACTAAAACTTATAAAGTCTTAAGTATGTCAGGTGCCCTAGTAAAAGAAACAGCAGCAACTAGTTCATTAAATGTATCGGATTTATCTAAAGGAACCTATATCATCGCTACAGATGCAGGTTCTGGAAAATTAATAAAAGAATAA
- a CDS encoding Ig-like domain-containing protein — MIFKHALTEKTKFLLIAITSLVYLCSCSSNSSESDIIPDYSKPTAQDDVLVVDENSSTGTSNQVNVSLNDNIGQDGGKGDDYSLLSTASNGTVIEVKDGIFEYVPKINFYGSDSFSYTLTDKNGDKATAKVNITINTLIKGLTAEDFKNIDPNYPSFVSITNTTPSDMKWVKQEDMSDEFTAWDATKWYKSTWNYGIPVFMSTSNSNSGVTDGNLWIKATLNESNPDGRWFQTARIHSRTKISYPMYTEARIKSAHISAYNTYWLNNGDSYNRNEIDIIENNSKPSCGCQPNFPTQMNSQYFHADSGKTPGEIRNYGNFNQSGLLDVNPLKDVKWNEDYHTFGVWWKDSKNIQFYLDGEPAGSVVVGVDKSGKTYTDREFTRDLEIIFDLWTADETWLGGLASKSDLNDNSINTMKVDWVRTWKLEKD, encoded by the coding sequence ATGATTTTTAAACACGCCCTTACAGAAAAAACAAAATTTTTACTTATAGCTATAACATCTCTAGTGTATCTATGTAGTTGTAGCAGCAATAGTTCTGAGTCAGACATTATTCCTGATTACTCCAAACCTACAGCTCAAGACGATGTCCTTGTTGTTGATGAAAACAGCAGCACTGGAACTTCCAATCAGGTAAATGTTTCTTTAAATGATAATATCGGTCAAGATGGAGGTAAAGGAGATGATTATAGCCTATTATCTACTGCTAGCAACGGTACTGTAATAGAAGTTAAAGACGGTATTTTTGAATATGTTCCAAAAATAAATTTTTACGGATCCGATAGTTTTTCGTATACCTTAACAGATAAAAATGGAGACAAAGCAACTGCAAAAGTAAACATAACGATTAATACCCTAATTAAAGGCCTCACTGCAGAAGATTTCAAAAACATAGATCCAAATTATCCTTCATTTGTTTCAATTACAAATACAACTCCATCTGACATGAAATGGGTGAAGCAGGAAGACATGTCTGATGAATTTACAGCTTGGGATGCTACAAAATGGTATAAATCTACATGGAATTACGGTATACCCGTTTTCATGTCAACATCAAATAGCAACTCTGGTGTTACTGATGGTAATTTATGGATAAAAGCAACTTTAAACGAGAGTAATCCTGATGGAAGATGGTTTCAAACTGCTAGAATACATTCAAGAACTAAAATTAGCTATCCAATGTATACTGAAGCAAGAATAAAATCGGCTCATATTTCTGCATATAATACCTATTGGTTAAACAATGGAGACTCTTATAATAGGAATGAAATCGACATTATTGAGAATAATTCAAAACCATCATGCGGTTGTCAACCCAATTTTCCCACCCAAATGAATTCACAATATTTTCATGCTGATTCGGGAAAAACGCCAGGAGAAATTAGAAATTATGGAAACTTCAATCAAAGTGGTTTACTAGACGTAAATCCGTTGAAAGATGTAAAATGGAATGAAGATTACCATACGTTTGGAGTATGGTGGAAAGATTCCAAAAATATTCAGTTCTATTTAGATGGTGAGCCTGCTGGTAGCGTGGTGGTAGGTGTAGACAAATCTGGAAAAACCTATACCGATCGCGAGTTTACTAGAGATTTAGAAATCATTTTTGATTTATGGACGGCTGATGAAACGTGGTTAGGCGGATTAGCTTCAAAATCAGATCTGAATGATAATAGTATCAATACCATGAAAGTGGATTGGGTTAGAACTTGGAAACTTGAAAAAGACTGA
- a CDS encoding DNA-binding protein, with protein MEEFITKDDLRQFGLFMADTVRTAVAEAFQPKNFERESEWLKSKAVRRLLDISAGSVQNLRTSQKVRFKKVLGSYYYNREDIQKLFSDDKD; from the coding sequence ATGGAAGAATTTATAACGAAAGATGATTTAAGACAGTTCGGGCTTTTCATGGCCGATACAGTGCGTACTGCTGTTGCGGAAGCATTTCAGCCAAAAAATTTTGAGCGGGAATCTGAGTGGCTGAAAAGTAAAGCTGTCCGTAGGCTGCTTGATATTTCTGCAGGCTCGGTGCAGAATCTTAGAACCTCGCAAAAAGTACGTTTTAAAAAGGTGCTTGGATCTTATTATTATAACAGGGAAGATATTCAAAAACTCTTTAGCGATGACAAAGATTAA
- the traK gene encoding conjugative transposon protein TraK, translating to MFSKMKNIDTAFRHIRGFTMLVILCCAAITSYSIYKSFSSVALMDDKVYILANGKALEAFASDRKDNVPVEARDHVRTFHQFFFSLDPDDKVIKANVTKALYLADNSVKRIYDDLKENGYYSGIISGNISQTVIVDSVRIDINEYPYRFKCYARQNIIRTTIILNRNLITEGTLRNVSRSDNNPHGFLIERFNTLENKDLGTVNRKP from the coding sequence ATGTTTAGTAAAATGAAAAATATAGATACTGCTTTTCGTCATATAAGAGGATTTACCATGCTGGTTATCCTTTGCTGCGCTGCCATAACCTCTTATTCTATTTATAAAAGTTTCAGTTCCGTCGCTTTGATGGACGACAAGGTTTATATCCTCGCAAATGGAAAGGCACTTGAGGCATTTGCATCAGACCGTAAGGATAATGTACCTGTTGAAGCAAGGGATCATGTCAGGACATTCCATCAGTTTTTCTTCAGCCTTGACCCAGATGATAAAGTAATTAAAGCCAATGTTACCAAGGCCTTGTATCTGGCTGATAATTCTGTCAAGCGTATATACGATGATCTAAAAGAAAACGGATATTATTCGGGAATTATATCAGGAAATATAAGCCAGACTGTTATTGTAGACAGCGTCCGCATTGATATTAATGAATATCCCTACCGCTTTAAATGCTATGCCCGGCAGAACATCATAAGGACAACAATCATATTGAACAGAAATCTGATTACAGAAGGAACGCTGCGAAATGTTTCAAGGAGCGATAACAATCCGCATGGTTTTCTGATTGAACGCTTCAATACTCTTGAGAACAAAGATCTTGGAACAGTAAATCGAAAGCCATGA
- a CDS encoding AraC family transcriptional regulator: MEFRQELKKILLLIVQQLQKESPFQKKMCANLLTRFLLKIKQEYWEGYKIHTAPNRNPDILKDFTQNLEYHYDQLLKGKVNRILYIKDYAEMQQLHENYLSSILKEKTGKTGGQLIAEKTLSTAKILIMDQRFSMKEIANMLGFSYLSYFSIFFKKHTGLSPVEYRKENSNS, translated from the coding sequence ATGGAATTTAGACAGGAATTAAAAAAGATTCTATTGCTTATTGTCCAGCAGCTTCAAAAAGAATCTCCATTTCAAAAAAAAATGTGTGCAAATTTACTTACCCGTTTCTTACTTAAAATTAAACAGGAATATTGGGAAGGATATAAAATTCATACCGCTCCAAACCGAAATCCTGACATTCTGAAAGATTTTACACAAAACCTGGAATATCACTACGATCAATTATTAAAAGGGAAAGTTAACAGAATACTTTATATTAAAGATTATGCAGAAATGCAGCAGCTTCACGAAAATTATCTATCGAGTATCCTCAAAGAAAAAACAGGAAAAACCGGTGGACAATTGATTGCTGAAAAAACGTTGAGCACAGCTAAAATTTTAATTATGGACCAGCGATTTTCAATGAAAGAAATTGCTAATATGCTAGGTTTCTCATATTTGTCTTATTTTAGTATATTTTTTAAGAAACATACAGGGCTTTCGCCAGTAGAATATCGAAAAGAGAATAGTAATTCTTAA
- a CDS encoding T9SS type A sorting domain-containing protein: protein MKRNKRIVFRYAILLACAFPTYAQVNVNLKLNVKHSVGGISTFDRSKFITTHANQTETEWDGDNVSPDLRNEFLNGLDVYLGRDTGGITYVLKNQLNQDPARPGFANPTQITSLGNYSKSQYAQKTNLHQYENRKSLVLCAQLHPFWTGTDHQPTNSGWYLANATATGEYMGRYINAFSGDGITGQKKPTYVEVINEPDYDLLGGLKEYTKSIKDIADFHNGVADAIRVQVPNAKIGGYTNAFPEFEVGNFQRWNNRDKLFMDVAGSKMDFWSLHLYDFSSINNGKKQLRSGSNIEATFDMMDQYSVMKFGVTKPYVISEYGAQTHDYNNSQWSSYRDWLILKAMNSQLMAFLERPNTIDFAIPFVVTKAEWGMYNGVPYSHRLMRKANEPASYTGQWVYTDLVKFYQLWKNVKGTRVYSKTDNLDVLTNTYIDGNKAYVILNNLNFQATKVNLNLFNINNTAITSINKKQLTLINNFATLEESTVPSPLTSVTLGAESTIILEYTFANAITINETCDETKYFATTYLQPISANQPINFSVNGVQKSTYGDAVLRIGLGRDHGQSLSPIVKVNNTIIPVPTNFRGYDQAERDRFFGVLEIPVPYNLVTANNQIAVQLPDTGGHVSSVALQVYNFSTNLLSVDPKTFENDNTITIYPNPVIDTLTIKNTYANESNSTAMIYDGAGKLVKKEILSSARINVSSLSEGIYYIVFLKENKKIGAAKFIKK from the coding sequence ATGAAAAGAAACAAACGAATAGTGTTTCGTTACGCCATACTACTAGCGTGTGCCTTTCCTACTTATGCGCAAGTAAATGTAAATCTAAAACTTAACGTGAAACATTCCGTAGGAGGCATCTCTACTTTTGATCGTTCAAAATTCATAACAACGCATGCCAATCAAACAGAAACTGAATGGGATGGCGATAATGTTTCGCCCGATTTAAGAAATGAATTTTTAAATGGCCTAGATGTGTACCTAGGAAGAGATACAGGAGGAATTACTTATGTATTAAAAAATCAATTAAATCAAGATCCTGCCAGACCTGGTTTTGCGAATCCTACTCAAATCACTTCTCTAGGAAATTACAGTAAAAGTCAATATGCCCAAAAAACCAACCTTCATCAATACGAAAATAGAAAGAGTTTAGTTTTATGTGCTCAATTGCATCCGTTTTGGACTGGAACAGATCATCAACCCACTAATTCTGGCTGGTATTTAGCCAATGCCACTGCAACGGGTGAATATATGGGGCGTTACATCAACGCATTTAGTGGTGATGGAATTACAGGGCAAAAGAAACCCACTTATGTTGAAGTAATAAACGAACCTGATTATGACCTTTTAGGAGGATTAAAAGAATACACTAAATCGATAAAAGATATAGCCGACTTTCATAATGGTGTTGCTGATGCCATTAGAGTACAGGTCCCAAACGCTAAAATCGGGGGTTACACCAATGCCTTTCCTGAATTTGAAGTAGGAAATTTTCAGCGTTGGAACAATCGCGATAAATTATTTATGGACGTTGCCGGAAGCAAAATGGATTTTTGGTCTTTACACCTTTATGATTTTTCATCGATCAATAACGGAAAAAAACAATTGCGTTCCGGGAGCAATATTGAGGCTACTTTTGATATGATGGACCAGTATAGCGTAATGAAATTTGGTGTTACTAAACCCTATGTAATCTCAGAATACGGAGCTCAAACTCATGATTACAATAACAGTCAATGGAGTTCTTATAGAGATTGGTTGATTTTAAAAGCCATGAATTCCCAATTAATGGCTTTTCTTGAAAGACCCAATACTATTGATTTTGCTATTCCATTTGTAGTTACCAAAGCGGAATGGGGAATGTATAATGGAGTTCCATATTCTCATCGTTTGATGCGAAAAGCAAATGAACCAGCGAGTTATACCGGACAATGGGTTTATACGGACTTGGTAAAATTTTATCAATTATGGAAAAATGTTAAAGGTACACGAGTATATAGTAAGACGGATAATTTAGATGTTTTAACCAATACCTATATCGATGGTAATAAGGCTTATGTGATTCTAAACAATTTAAACTTCCAAGCAACTAAAGTAAACTTAAACCTTTTTAACATCAACAATACTGCCATTACAAGCATTAACAAAAAACAATTAACTCTTATAAATAACTTCGCTACACTAGAAGAAAGTACTGTGCCATCACCACTAACATCAGTTACACTAGGTGCCGAATCAACTATTATTTTAGAGTATACCTTTGCCAATGCCATAACAATTAATGAAACTTGCGACGAAACTAAATATTTTGCAACGACCTATTTGCAACCTATTAGCGCAAATCAGCCTATTAATTTTAGTGTAAATGGCGTTCAGAAAAGCACTTATGGAGATGCCGTATTAAGAATTGGTTTAGGAAGAGATCATGGACAATCTTTAAGTCCGATTGTCAAAGTGAACAATACTATTATCCCTGTGCCAACTAACTTCCGCGGTTATGACCAAGCAGAAAGAGATCGATTTTTTGGCGTTCTAGAAATTCCAGTGCCTTATAATCTTGTTACTGCAAATAATCAAATAGCAGTACAATTACCTGACACAGGTGGTCATGTGAGTTCAGTAGCATTACAAGTATATAATTTTAGTACTAATCTGTTATCAGTAGATCCAAAAACTTTCGAAAACGACAATACAATAACAATTTATCCTAATCCAGTTATTGACACCCTAACAATCAAAAATACGTATGCAAACGAATCAAACTCGACTGCAATGATATATGATGGTGCTGGGAAATTAGTAAAAAAAGAAATCCTTAGTAGTGCTAGAATTAATGTGAGTTCACTTTCAGAAGGGATTTATTATATCGTTTTTTTAAAAGAAAACAAGAAAATAGGGGCAGCAAAGTTTATTAAAAAGTAA